The genomic DNA TTTAATGGAATTCCTCTAGCTTTTTCCTTTATTATATTACTGGGATTAAATGGAGTATTGACTTTGATATTAAAAAAAATAGGTATTTTATATGGTTTTAATCTTTTTTCAAAAGAGGGATTATTAATTATATATACTTATTTTCAGATATCTTTAGGAATATTATTACTATATCCTAGTTTTTCAAAACTAAATAATGATTGGGAAGAAATGGCAGGGATTTTAGGAGCTAATAAATTTACATATTGGAAAAGGGTAGCTATTCCAATATTGATACCTGAAATTACAGGGACAGCTCTTATTTTATTTGCAAATGCTATGGGAGCTTATGCATGTACTTTAGCTTTAACAAGTGGAAATTACAATATATTAACTATTAGAATTACAAGTTATATAGCTGGAGAAACTTCATATGAACCAGGTATAGCTAGTGCACTTGCTGTAATATTAGCAATACTTCTTATATTCACCACTATAATAAATGAAATATTTATAAAAAGGGGAAAAAGATATGAAAGTTAACAGACATGGACTAATAATTTCAATACTTTTATTTATACTATTTCTACCGATTTTAGGAACGGCACTTTATTCCATGACCACAAGTTGGAGTGGAACATTACTTCCTAATGGGATTACTGGAAAATGGTACGTAGAAGCTTTAAGAAATCCTATTTTAACCTAACGGGCAAGAAGTCGCCCAGCTCTATAGGTGGTGCGATGAATTGCCCTATTGTTTTTTAGAAGGCAAAGTGATATAATACAATCAGTAGATATATAAAAATGGGAGTAAAAACAATGGAATTAGATAGTAATTGTCATTCAGTATTTTTGCTGTATTATCACTTAGTTCTTGTAGTAAAATATAGAAGAAATGTATTTGATGATACAATTTCTGAATTTGCTAAAGATATGTTTGTAAGAATTGGAGTTCCATATCATATTACTTTAGTACAATGGAATCACGATAAAGACCACGTGCATATAATGTTCAAGGCTCATCCAAAAACAGAATTGACTAAATTCATAAATGCATATAAATCAGCAAGTTCTAGGATAATAAAAAAAGAATTTCCACATATAAGAAAATATCTGTGGAAAGAAATGTTTTGGTCTAAAAGTTTTTGTTTGTTGACTACTGGAGGAGCTCCTATTGAAGTCATAAAAAAATATATAGAGGAACAAGGGCAGAAGAGTAAATAATTTTGAGGGAGGTGGACTGATGAAACAACTAAAAGCATATAAATTTAGAATTTATCCAAGCGAAGAACAAAAGATATTTTTTAGTAAAACTTTTGGTTGTGTTCGTCTTGTCTATAATCTTATGCTAAATGATAGAATCAAAGCATATGAAGAAAGTAAAGGTAATCCTGATAAAAAAATAAAATATCCAACTCCTGCAAAATATAAAAAAGATTATGAATTTCTAAAAGAAGTTGATAGTCTTGCTCTTGCTAATGCTCAAATTAACTTAGATAAAGCATATAAAAACTTTTTTAGAGATAAATCTATAGGTTTTCCTAAGTTCAAATCTAAGAAGAATCCAGTACAAAGCTATACAACTAATAATCAAAAAGGAACTGTAAATATTTTTGAAAAATGGTTAAAAATTCCTAAACTTAAAGAATTAATAAAAATCAAAGTGCATAGAAAAATAGAGGGGATAATAAAATCTGTTACTATCTCGCGTAATGGAAGTGGTAAGTATTTTATCTCTTTGTTATGTGAAACAGATATTCAGGAATTACCAAAAACTAATTCATCAGTAGGAATTGATTTAGGTATTAAAGATATGGCTATTCTTTCTACTGGAGAAAAAATAAAAAATCTTAAATTTAGAAAACAATTAGAAGACAAACTAAAAAGAGAACAAAGAAAACTTTCTAAAAGATTTCTAATTGCTAAAAAAATAAATAAAAAATTAAACGAAGCTAGAAATTATCAAAAACAAAGAATTAAAGTAGCTAAAATACACGAAAAAATTATGAATATGAGAACAGATTTCTTAAATAAGCTAAGTACATATATTATCAAAAACCACGATATTATCTGTATTGAAGACTTAAATACAAAAGGATTACTTCATAATCATAAATTATCAAAATCTATAGCTGATGTATCTTGGGCTAGTTTTGTAAATAAACTTGAGTATAAGGCGAAATGGTATGGCAAAGAAATAATAAAAATAGATAGACTATATCCATCAAGTCAAATCTGCTCTGTATGTGGTCATAGGGATGGCAAAAAAACTCTCGATATAAGAGAGTGGACTTGTCTAATTTGTCATACTCATCACGATAGAGATATAAACGCCGCTAAAAATATATTGGCTGAAGGTCTAAGAATAAGACAAGCAGTCTAAAAATAAAAAGAACCGTAGGAACTACGGGGATAGCTTGGTAAATATAGTTGGCTAACAAAAGCAACTACTTCCCAAGAAGAAGCTCCCACTTCAAAAATTACAAAGTAATTTTAACTGGGAGAGGTTCACTGATATTCTTAATAACATTTTTAGGTTTTGGGTTACAAAAAGAAAAGGGAGATAACTAATGGATTTTTTAAGGGTAGAAAATTTAAAAAAAGTTTATGGAAAAGATACAATCTTTCAAGATATCAATTTTGATATAAAAGAGGGTGAGTTTATAACACTTTTAGGACCAAGTGGATGTGGCAAATCAACACTTTTAAGATGTATAGCAGGATTAAACAACCTAGATGGTGGTCATATCTATATTGAAGATAAAGATGTCAGTAAAAAATCACCTAAAGATAGAGGAATAGGAATGGTATTTCAAAACTATGCTTTATTTCCAAATTTGACAGTATATGACAATATCGCTTTTGGGTTGTCTGTAAAAGGATTAAAAAAAAGTGACATTGACAAAAAAGTTAAAGAGATGATTTCTTTGGTACAATTAGAAGGAAAGGAAAATTGCATGCCTTCACAGTTAAGTGGTGGACAAAAGCAAAGAACAGCAATAGCTCGTTCATTAGTTATGGAACCCAAAATACTTTTGTTAGATGAGCCGTTATCAGCATTAGATGCAAGAGTTAGAAAAACTTTAAGAGAAGAGATAAGAAAGATTCAATCAAAGTTGAATATAACAACTATATTTGTAACTCACGATCAAGAGGAAGCACTCACTATTTCAGATAGAATATTTGTTATGGATAGAGGAAATATTGTTCAGATGGGAACGCCAGAAGAGATATATACAAATCCAAACAGTCTATTTTTAGCTAAGTTTATAGGAAACTATAATATATTTGAAAATAAAGATGTAAAAAAGATATTTCCAGAATATAATTGGGAGTCTATTGCAATACGTCCAGAGGCTATATACATAAAAGAAACAGAAAGGAACTATAACTTAGGTAATTTTATATACAAAAGGGGAGAAATCAAAAATATAAGCATTTTAGGAAGTGTAATTAGATATATTGCAGAGGTTGAGGGTGTAGAAATAGTGGTAGATTTATTAAATAGAGGAGAATATAAAGTCTATACTATAGGATCAGAAGTTGAGCTTATGTTTTTAAAAAATGAGATTAAAGTTTTATAGAAATTCATAAGAGTTATAAGAAATGTTGTATCAAAATACAGCATTTTTTTAATTTTCTTTAGAAGTTTATGAAAAGTTATTTTTCAATTTGGCAAAAAACTACACTTTATACACATAGATATGATAAATTCGTGCATTTTTCCCGAAATTATAGTATAATAGATGAGTAATAAAAATTCGAGGAGATGATAACAGATGAACATTATGTTATTTGGTGCACCAGGTGCCGGAAAAGGAACTCAAGCTAAATTCCTTATAGAAAAATATGGTATACCTCAAATTTCTACTGGAGATATATTAAGAGCAGCAATAAAAGAAGGAACTCCAATGGGAATGGAAGCAAAAAAATATATGGACGAAGGGAAATTAGTTCCAGATTCAACAATTATTGGAATTATTAAAGATAGATTATCACAAGAAGACTGTAAAAAAGGATTCATCTTAGATGGTTTCCCTAGAACATTAGCACAAGCAGAAGCATTAGAAGCATTAATGCAAGAAATGGGTATAAAACTTGATAAAGTAATATCATTAAATGTACCTGATGAATTAATTGTAGGAAGAGTTACAGGAAGAAAAGTATGTCCAGTATGTGGAGCATCTTTCCATGTTGAATTTAACCCACCAAAAGTTGAAGGAAAATGTGATTACTGTGGAGCAGATCTTATCACTAGAAAAGATGACAATGCAGAAACTGTAACTAAGAGATTGGCTGAATATCATTCACAAACAGCACCATTGTTTGACTTCTACAAATCAAGAAATCTATTAGTTGATATTGATGGAACAAAAGAAGTTAAAGCAATAACTGAAGAGATATTTTCTATTCTTGACTAATTATTAGAAAGGACTATAGATGGCATTAATAAAAACATTAGAGGATATTAAAGAAATTAAAAAAGCTAATCAAATAATAGCTAGATTATATACAGATATATTACCTAAATATATAAAACCTGGAATTTCAACATTTGAAATTGACAAAATTGTTGACGATTATATAAGAAGTCAAGGAGCTATACCAGGGTGTATAGGTGTTCCTGGAATATATGAACCATTTCCAGCAGCAACTTGTATTTCTGTAAATGAAGAGGTTGTTCATGGAATACCAAATGGTAGAATACTTCAAGATGGAGATATAGTTAGTATTGATACAGTAACTATTTTAAATGGGTATTATGGGGATTCAGCTAGAACTTACGCAGTTGGAAATATAGATGATGAAGCTAAAAAACTTTTAGAAGTTACTGAAAAATCAAGAACAATAGGAATTGAAAATGCAATTGTAGGAAATAGATTAGGTGATATAGGACACGCTATCCAACAATATGTTGAAAAAAATGGATTTTCTGTAGTTAGAGATTATGCAGGACATGGAGTTGGACACAAGATGCATGAAGATCCAATGGTTCCAAACTTTGGAAGAAGTGGAAGAGGGTTTAAGATTCAAGAAGGAATGGTTTTAGCAATAGAACCAATGGTAAATGTAGGGACATATAAATTGAACATGAAGGATGACGGTTGGACAGTTGTAACAAAAGATGGGAAAAGATCAGCACACTTTGAACATTCGATTGCAATTGTAGATGGCAAGGCAATTATTTTAAGTGAATTAGACTAAAAATAAGAAGGCTAAAAAAAGTTCAATAAAATCAATATTTTTATGGACTTTTTATATTTATTGTGTTATAATGATCTTCGAAGTTCTGTTCGATAGGAGGAATTATGTCAAAAAAAGATGTTATCGAATTAGAAGGTACTATTTTAGAAGCCCTTCCAAATGCGATGTTTAAAGTTGAATTAGAGAATGGGCATACTATTTTAGGCCATATCTCTGGTAAAATGAGAATGAACTATATTAAGATTTTACCTGGAGATGGAGTGACTGTACAAATCTCTCCTTATGACTTGTCAAGGGGTAGAATAGTATACAGGAAAAAAAATTAATATCACGAAAGGAGGCAGATGAATGAAAGTAAGAGTATCAGTTAAACCTATTTGTGACAAGTGCAAAGTTATCAAGAGACATGGAAAAGTTAGGGTTATATGTGAAAACCCAAAACATAAACAAGTTCAAGGGTAATTTTGGATTGAGAGTTTGTTAAATAGTACGACAATTAAGACGTGGAGTACTGTAAAGATATGTTGGCCGTAGGGCCATCTCCGAGTTTTAGGAAGCGGAACATATCGATGAAAGTATTTAGCTGGTTATTATCACCGGCAAAAATATAAAAAATTTTCGACAGAGGAGGAAACAATTTTGGCTAGAATAGCAGGAGTAGATATCCCAAGAAACAAAAGAGTTGAGATTGCGTTAACTTACATTTACGGTATCGGAAAACCAACTTCACAAAAAGTTTTAACAGAAGCTGGAGTAAACTTTGATACAAGAGTTAAAGACTTAACTGAAGAAGAAATTAACAAGATTAGAGATATCATCAAAACTATCAAGGTAGAGGGAGATCTTAGAAAAGAAGTAAGACTTGCAATAAAAAGACTTATGGACATTAAATGTTACAGAGGACTAAGACACAAAATGAATCTACCAGTAAGAGGACAAAGTTCTAAAACTAACGCTAGAACAGTAAAAGGTCCTAAGAAACCTATCAAAAGATAATTGATCATTTTAGAGGAATTATAGAATTATAATTTAGCAAGGGAGGTAGCTTAAGTTGGCTAAAAATAAGATAGCTAAAGCAAAAAAGAAAGTTAAAAATATTCCTAACGGAGTAGCCCATATACATTCAACTTTTAACAACACTATAGTTGCTATTACTGACGCAGAAGGTAAAGTTGTAAGTTGGAGATCAGGAGGAACTTCTGGTTTCAAAGGTACTAAAAAAGGAACTCCATTTGCAGCTCAAATCGCAGCTGAACAAGCAGCAAACGTTGCTATGGAAAGTGGAATGAAGAAAATCGAAGTAAGAGTGAAAGGTCCTGGATCAGGAAGAGAAGCTTGCATTAGATCATTACAAGCAGCAGGATTAGAGGTAACTAAAATAACTGACGTTACACCTATCCCTCACAATGGATGTAGACCACCAAAAAGAAGAAGAGTGTAGTTATAGTCTTACTTAATTTAAAACAATTTAATTTAGATAGTGAAGATTATTGCGGCAAATTGAATACAAAGGAGGAATATTTAGAAAATGGCAAGAAATAGACAGCCTGTATTGAAGAAATGTAGAGCGCTAGGAATTGACCCAGTAATTTTAGGAGTTAATAAATCTTCTAAAAGAGGGCCTAGACCAAATGCAAACAGAAAACCTACAGAGTATGCAGTTCAATTAAAAGAAAAACAAAAAGCAAAATTTATATATAACGTAATGGAAAAACAATTCAGAAAAATATACGATGAAGCAGCAAGAAAACTTGGTGTAACAGGTTTAACTTTAATCGAATATTTAGAAAGAAGATTAGAAAACGTAGTTTACAGATTAGGATTTGCAAAAACTAGAAGACAAGCTAGACAAATCGTTTCTCACGGACACGTAACAGTAAATGGAAGAAGAGTTAATATACCTTCTTACAGAGTAAAAGTAGGAGATGTAATCTCTATAATAGAAAATTCAAAAAATATAGACATCATCAAAGCGTCTGTAGAGGATGCAACAGCTCCAGCTTGGTTAGAGCTAGACAAAGCTGCTTTCTCTGGTAAAGTTTTACAAAACCCAACTAAAGACGACTTAGATTTCGAATTAGATGAGTCACTAATAGTTGAGTTCTACTCTAGATAATAGCCCTTTTAATAGGAGTTGATTAAATGTTAAAAATTGAAAAACATGCAAGGGATATCAATATAACTGAAAAGAAGGAGAACGAATTTAAAGGTCAATACGTTGTTGAGCCTTTATATAGAGGTTATGGGCATACTGTTGGTAATGCTTTGAGAAGAGTTTTACTTTCGTCTATCCCAGGTGCTGCTATTAAAGGTGTGAGAATTGATGGTGTATTGAGCGAATTCTCTGTTATGGACGGCGTAAAAGAAGCTGTAACTGAAATTATCCTTAACATAAAAGAAATTGTTGTTAAAGCTGAAACAAGCGGAGAAAGAAAAATGACTCTTTCTGTTAAAGGACCAAAAGTTGTAACAGCAGCTGATATTATACCAGATGTAGGAATAGAAATAGTGAATCCTGAACAAGTTATTTGTACAATAACAACTGATAGGGAACTTGACATGGAATTTCTAGTAGATACTGGAGAAGGATTTGTTGTGTCAGAAGATGTTGAAAGAAGAGATTGGGCTGTTGACTATATAGCAGTTGACGCTATCTATACACCAATCAGAAAAGTATCTTACACAATTGAAGATACAATGGTTGGAAGAATGACTGACTTCGACAAACTAACTTTAGATATCGAAACTGATGGAAGCATTGAAATTAGAGATGCATTGTCTTATGCAGTTGAGTTATTAAAATTACACTTTGACCCATTTTTAGAAATAGGTAACAGAATGGAAAACCTAAGAACTGAAAATGAGGAAGAAGAGGAAGATTCAACTACTCACTCTAAAGATGATAATATTCTAAGTACTAAAATAGAGGAGCTAGATTTAACTGTTAGATCTTTTAACTGTTTAAAGAAGGCTGGAATAGAAGAAGTTGGACAATTAGCTAGAATGTCTCACAACGAACTTCTAAAAATTAAGAACCTAGGAAGAAAATCTTTAGATGAAATCCTAGAAAAAATGAAAGAATTGGGATATGATCTAACTCAAAATGGATCTCCTGAATAGGATAATAATAAGGAGGATAGCTAACTAATGAATCACAATAAATCATATAGAAAGTTAGGTAGAAGAGCTGACCACAGAAAAGCTATGCTAAAAAACTTAACTATATCATTACTAAGTGCAGAAAAGATCGAAACTACTGTAACTAGAGCAAAAGAATTAAGAAAATTTGCAGAAAGAATGATAACTTTAGGAAAGAAAAATACATTAGCTTCTAGAAGAAATGCATTTGCTTTCTTAAGAAATGAAGAAGTAGTAGCTAAATTATTCAACGAAGTAGCACCTAGATACGCAGAAAGAAATGGTGGATATACAAGAATCATCAAAACTTCTGTAAGAAAAGGTGACTCTGCTGAAATGGCTATTATAGAATTAGTATAATAATTCAATTCAGATATATAAAGAGGGACAGTGATGTTCCTCTTTTTTAATCCATCACTAGAAAGAAATGAAAGTTCAAAAAAAGCCTGTAAATCATTACAGGCTTTTTCCTATAATAGAGCTTGAATAAAGTTATACAAAAGTTTTACTCCATAAATTATTATGACTACTCCACATATACCATTTATAACTCTTAATACCTTGTCATTGAATAGATTATGAAATAGAGAAATCAGTATTGTAATTGATAAAAACCATGTTGCAGAAGCTCCAGTCACTCCTAAAATAAATTTAGTTGTTTCTTGAATAGGTAATGATGCTCTAAATGCCCCAAGCATCATACTACCATCTATAATTGCTTGTGGATTAAACCATGTTACAACACAAGCTGATGTAATTACTTTAGAAAAAGGAATATCTACATCAGTATTTCCTTTCATACTTACATTTTTATTAAGTGTGTCTTTTATTAATCCAAACCCTATATAGATAACTATAAGACCACCTATTAAAAGAATAGCAAGTTGTAAAATTTTACTTTTTTCCATGAGAGCCCCAACTCCATAGAAACTAGCAAATGCCAAAGTAACATCAAAGAAAATAACTACTAATGCCGTCATTAAAGCTCTTTTTAATTTTTTAGTAAGAGCAGTGTTAATGACAAAGAGGTTTTGTAATCCAATAGGAGCAACATAAGCAAGTCCTAAGATAAAACCTTGAAATAAGTATTTCATAAAAATCCTCCCAAATAATTTTTTATAAATTAGACTTCATTAGTATCTTACATAGAGATAGATCAAACTTAATATTGTAGATTCACCAACTACAATTAATCCCCATTTAAAAAACTCCATGAAGGTAATTTCAATTCCCCCTTTTTTAGCAACAGCAGCTCCTACGATATTAGCTGCAGCTCCTACAATTGTCATATTTCCACCTAAACAAGCTCCTAAAGTAAGTGCCCACCATAAGGATTGTGTATTGCCATGAAATTCACCAATTATTCCAACAAGAATTTTACCAAAAGATAATGCGTGTGGAATAGACCCTATTATTGGTGATAATATAGTGGACATTATAAGGATTAGAGGAGATGCAATATGAACATTTTTATTAGTTAATACTAAAAGAAATTCAGATAATTTTGCAATAATTCCTAAATTTTCTAGTCCTTCAACTAAGATAAAAAGTCCTCCAAAGAAAAATAATGTATCCCATTCAATTTTTGAGAAAATTTCATCTGGTTTTTTCTTACTTAAAAACAGTAATAATGAAGCACCAAGGATTGCTATAATTGCAAGTCCAAATTCAGACACTGCATTGGTTAAAAATCCAATGATAACAACTAGAAATACAGCTAGAGATTGTATTAGAAGTTTTTTATCTTTTATAGTTCTTTCAAGACTAAGCTCCATGATTCCTGCTTTTAATTCATTTGATACCTGCAGTTTATCTTTGAAATACCACACTGCACTACCTAACAAGACAGCCATATTAATTACTATAATTGGACCTAAATTTATTATGAAATCATTGAAATCAAGCCCACTTAAACTAGCTATAATAAGGTTAGGTGGATCTCCAATCATAGTAGCTGTTCCTCCTATATTAGATGAGAAAATTTGTAAAAGAACAAAAGGTTTAGGATCAACCTCTAATCTTTTAGCTAAAAAAATCGTAACTGGTACAACTAATAAAATAGTAGTAACATTATCTAAAACAGCTGAAAATAGAGCTGTAATAATTGAAATAAATACTAAAATTTTAACAGGATTTCCCCGGACAAGCTGAGCAATTTTTATAGCTACCCATTGAAATATTCCAGTTTCAGACATTATTTCTACTATCATCATCATTCCCATAAGTAAAAATAATATCTCCAAATTGTGTCCAATTATAGATAAAGCCTCATGTTCACTTAAAACTTTTGTGATAACCATGAGTCCAGCACCAATCATTGACACAATTGACTTTGGATATTTTTCAGTTATAATAAAATAAAAAGTTATTATAAAAATAACAACACCTGCAATTAATCTAAAAAGTTCCATTTTTTTACCTGCCTTCAAAACGTAATAAAACAGATTAAAATAATACTGTACATTACTATTATATTTCCTAAATAAGGAATAATCAACTAAATTATACAAATTCATCATAAAATAATAGAATAAAATGAACTATATTTGATAAAAATATACTGAAAAAGAAGATAAAAATATAAGGAGTGAGCATAAATTGAAGTTGTTAGAGCAATATAACGGTATTGAGATATATAGGCTAGATAAAGAGATAGCTATTAGATATAGTTTGGACATATTAAATCTTTTAAAATTAATTCCAAAATCCAACTATAAATTAGAAGATATAGTATCTGATGTGAAAAAAGATAGAATAATGTATGGAAAATGGGACTATAGCCTTATAGCTATAAAAGAACAAAGACTAGTTGGAGTGCTAATTGGTTATGAAAGAAAAAAAGATGGTGTGTATCTAGAAAATTGTTTTTATATTAATGAGATAGCTGTATGTATTCATAAAATTGGGTTAGGCAAAAAGCTTATAGAGATGTTTTTGGAAAATAGTAAATATTTCTATTTAGATGGAGATCTAAAATTTAGAATTCAAACTGAAGATAGTTATGAAAATAGAAAGGTAATTAAATTGTATCATTCTATTGGATTTGTAAATGTTGGGAAAAAAGTATATAAAGAAAAGACAGATCTTATTTTGGAGAAATAAAAAAAGGTGTAATTTTATACACCTTAGGGGTTTACCAGATATGAAGCATATGTTGTAAAATTAGTGTTACAGCAGTTATTGCTATCCAACAGCAAAGTCCCATCAACATAGGTTTTCCACCAGTTTTTATAAGTTTTACAATATTAGTATTAAATCCAATTGCACTCATAGCAACTATTATTAAGAATTTACTAAATGTTTTTAAAGGATCGAAAATATGAATATCAAATCCTAAATTAATCATAACTGTTGTTAGTACAGATGCAGCAATAAAGTAAAGTATGAAAAATGGGAATATCTTACGTAAACTAAAGTGACTATTTCCATCTTTTGATTTTTTAGCTTGTTTAAGAGCTAAAAATAAAGTTATAGGAATAATTGCAAGAGTACGAGTAAGCTTTACTGTAACTGCTTTATCTAGAGTTTCAACTCCTAGATGATTTATCGCGTCCCAAGTAGATGCAGCAGCTGTAACTGATGAAGTATCATTTACTGCAGTTCCTGCAAATACACCAAATGGAGTTCCTGAAGTTGTTGAAAAACCTAAGAAAGTTCCAAGAGTTGGGAAAATAAGTGCTGCTAATATGTTGAAGAAAAATATAACTGAAATAGCTTGAGCAACTTCATCATGATCTGCTTCTATAACAGGAGCAGTTGCAGCAATTGCTGATCCTCCACATATTGATGATCCAACTCCAACTAGAACTGAAATATTGTGATCTATATGTAGAGCTTTACATAATACATAAGAAACAATTAAAGATATAGAGATAGTTGAAAGAATTATTGGAAGAGATTGTAATCCTGTGTCACAAACAACTGATAAGTTTAATCCAAATCCTAAAAATATAACTGCGTAGTGAAGAACTTTGCTAGCACAATAGTGTACTCCACCTTTAAACTTAGTTTTATCTTTGATTATCATTCCCGCTATCATTCCAATTATAATAGCAAATACAGGACCACCGATTATGGGAAATTGTTTACCTAAGAACCATGATGGAATAGTTACCCCAAGACAAAGTAATAAACCA from Fusobacterium hominis includes the following:
- a CDS encoding ABC transporter permease, with translation MNNREKKIAAMMLVPFFTLIVMFQILPFLNVVMGSLLNSSKEFTLDNYTYIFQSKFLKQAFKNSLELSIYSTIFGLIIAFQGAYSLNRLKNSSRKIVILLINMISNFNGIPLAFSFIILLGLNGVLTLILKKIGILYGFNLFSKEGLLIIYTYFQISLGILLLYPSFSKLNNDWEEMAGILGANKFTYWKRVAIPILIPEITGTALILFANAMGAYACTLALTSGNYNILTIRITSYIAGETSYEPGIASALAVILAILLIFTTIINEIFIKRGKRYES
- the tnpA gene encoding IS200/IS605 family transposase; this encodes MELDSNCHSVFLLYYHLVLVVKYRRNVFDDTISEFAKDMFVRIGVPYHITLVQWNHDKDHVHIMFKAHPKTELTKFINAYKSASSRIIKKEFPHIRKYLWKEMFWSKSFCLLTTGGAPIEVIKKYIEEQGQKSK
- the tnpB gene encoding IS200/IS605 family element RNA-guided endonuclease TnpB translates to MKQLKAYKFRIYPSEEQKIFFSKTFGCVRLVYNLMLNDRIKAYEESKGNPDKKIKYPTPAKYKKDYEFLKEVDSLALANAQINLDKAYKNFFRDKSIGFPKFKSKKNPVQSYTTNNQKGTVNIFEKWLKIPKLKELIKIKVHRKIEGIIKSVTISRNGSGKYFISLLCETDIQELPKTNSSVGIDLGIKDMAILSTGEKIKNLKFRKQLEDKLKREQRKLSKRFLIAKKINKKLNEARNYQKQRIKVAKIHEKIMNMRTDFLNKLSTYIIKNHDIICIEDLNTKGLLHNHKLSKSIADVSWASFVNKLEYKAKWYGKEIIKIDRLYPSSQICSVCGHRDGKKTLDIREWTCLICHTHHDRDINAAKNILAEGLRIRQAV
- a CDS encoding ABC transporter ATP-binding protein, whose amino-acid sequence is MDFLRVENLKKVYGKDTIFQDINFDIKEGEFITLLGPSGCGKSTLLRCIAGLNNLDGGHIYIEDKDVSKKSPKDRGIGMVFQNYALFPNLTVYDNIAFGLSVKGLKKSDIDKKVKEMISLVQLEGKENCMPSQLSGGQKQRTAIARSLVMEPKILLLDEPLSALDARVRKTLREEIRKIQSKLNITTIFVTHDQEEALTISDRIFVMDRGNIVQMGTPEEIYTNPNSLFLAKFIGNYNIFENKDVKKIFPEYNWESIAIRPEAIYIKETERNYNLGNFIYKRGEIKNISILGSVIRYIAEVEGVEIVVDLLNRGEYKVYTIGSEVELMFLKNEIKVL
- a CDS encoding adenylate kinase, with protein sequence MNIMLFGAPGAGKGTQAKFLIEKYGIPQISTGDILRAAIKEGTPMGMEAKKYMDEGKLVPDSTIIGIIKDRLSQEDCKKGFILDGFPRTLAQAEALEALMQEMGIKLDKVISLNVPDELIVGRVTGRKVCPVCGASFHVEFNPPKVEGKCDYCGADLITRKDDNAETVTKRLAEYHSQTAPLFDFYKSRNLLVDIDGTKEVKAITEEIFSILD
- the map gene encoding type I methionyl aminopeptidase, yielding MALIKTLEDIKEIKKANQIIARLYTDILPKYIKPGISTFEIDKIVDDYIRSQGAIPGCIGVPGIYEPFPAATCISVNEEVVHGIPNGRILQDGDIVSIDTVTILNGYYGDSARTYAVGNIDDEAKKLLEVTEKSRTIGIENAIVGNRLGDIGHAIQQYVEKNGFSVVRDYAGHGVGHKMHEDPMVPNFGRSGRGFKIQEGMVLAIEPMVNVGTYKLNMKDDGWTVVTKDGKRSAHFEHSIAIVDGKAIILSELD
- the infA gene encoding translation initiation factor IF-1, whose translation is MSKKDVIELEGTILEALPNAMFKVELENGHTILGHISGKMRMNYIKILPGDGVTVQISPYDLSRGRIVYRKKN
- the rpmJ gene encoding 50S ribosomal protein L36; the protein is MKVRVSVKPICDKCKVIKRHGKVRVICENPKHKQVQG
- the rpsM gene encoding 30S ribosomal protein S13; this translates as MARIAGVDIPRNKRVEIALTYIYGIGKPTSQKVLTEAGVNFDTRVKDLTEEEINKIRDIIKTIKVEGDLRKEVRLAIKRLMDIKCYRGLRHKMNLPVRGQSSKTNARTVKGPKKPIKR
- the rpsK gene encoding 30S ribosomal protein S11, which translates into the protein MAKNKIAKAKKKVKNIPNGVAHIHSTFNNTIVAITDAEGKVVSWRSGGTSGFKGTKKGTPFAAQIAAEQAANVAMESGMKKIEVRVKGPGSGREACIRSLQAAGLEVTKITDVTPIPHNGCRPPKRRRV
- the rpsD gene encoding 30S ribosomal protein S4; this translates as MARNRQPVLKKCRALGIDPVILGVNKSSKRGPRPNANRKPTEYAVQLKEKQKAKFIYNVMEKQFRKIYDEAARKLGVTGLTLIEYLERRLENVVYRLGFAKTRRQARQIVSHGHVTVNGRRVNIPSYRVKVGDVISIIENSKNIDIIKASVEDATAPAWLELDKAAFSGKVLQNPTKDDLDFELDESLIVEFYSR
- a CDS encoding DNA-directed RNA polymerase subunit alpha, whose product is MLKIEKHARDINITEKKENEFKGQYVVEPLYRGYGHTVGNALRRVLLSSIPGAAIKGVRIDGVLSEFSVMDGVKEAVTEIILNIKEIVVKAETSGERKMTLSVKGPKVVTAADIIPDVGIEIVNPEQVICTITTDRELDMEFLVDTGEGFVVSEDVERRDWAVDYIAVDAIYTPIRKVSYTIEDTMVGRMTDFDKLTLDIETDGSIEIRDALSYAVELLKLHFDPFLEIGNRMENLRTENEEEEEDSTTHSKDDNILSTKIEELDLTVRSFNCLKKAGIEEVGQLARMSHNELLKIKNLGRKSLDEILEKMKELGYDLTQNGSPE
- the rplQ gene encoding 50S ribosomal protein L17, which gives rise to MNHNKSYRKLGRRADHRKAMLKNLTISLLSAEKIETTVTRAKELRKFAERMITLGKKNTLASRRNAFAFLRNEEVVAKLFNEVAPRYAERNGGYTRIIKTSVRKGDSAEMAIIELV